In a genomic window of Candidatus Rokuibacteriota bacterium:
- a CDS encoding MaoC family dehydratase N-terminal domain-containing protein — translation MGTETTDHGTITDAALDELRSRLGKELRHLRRSAVVTDEWIERYAFAIGDQHPLWTDRTYAELSPHRSLLAPPTMVYVLSGWDIGTGLPGVHGMFVRSHLEWSRPIREGDRLLSVGRLYEVTERPSRFAGRSVLQGTETVFSDAEGAAVCRARNWNLRTERGEARRRGTVARKEKHTYTAEDRARIERDVFRETIRGDLPRRWADTHVGEVLPAVVKGPLTVTDMVGYMRGGFGGIAHGFFMYTHGLGTAFRRRHPSAVMWTSLGIADSPEAVHWDDELARAAGVPAAYDLGPQRIAWMATVVTNWMGDTAFLRSLDSHLKKFVIMADTVWCRGVVTGKQRDGERGLVTVGLEAMNQLGELVAVAEAVVELPE, via the coding sequence ATGGGCACGGAAACGACGGACCACGGCACGATCACCGACGCGGCGCTCGACGAGCTCCGCTCGCGACTCGGCAAGGAGCTGCGACACCTCAGGCGGTCAGCGGTCGTCACCGACGAGTGGATCGAGCGGTACGCGTTCGCCATCGGCGATCAACACCCGCTCTGGACCGACCGGACGTACGCGGAACTCAGCCCGCACCGCAGTCTGCTGGCACCGCCGACGATGGTCTACGTGCTGAGCGGCTGGGACATCGGCACCGGGTTGCCCGGGGTCCACGGGATGTTCGTGCGCAGCCATCTCGAGTGGTCCCGACCGATTCGCGAGGGCGACCGGCTCCTCAGCGTGGGGCGGCTCTACGAGGTGACGGAGCGGCCCAGTCGGTTCGCCGGCCGCTCGGTGCTCCAGGGCACCGAAACGGTGTTCTCGGACGCGGAGGGTGCGGCCGTCTGTCGGGCCCGCAACTGGAACCTCCGCACCGAGCGGGGAGAGGCACGGCGCCGGGGCACCGTGGCGCGCAAGGAAAAACACACGTACACGGCCGAGGACCGGGCGCGGATCGAACGGGATGTCTTCCGGGAGACCATCCGCGGGGATCTGCCGCGCCGGTGGGCCGACACGCACGTCGGCGAGGTGCTGCCCGCGGTCGTCAAGGGCCCGCTCACGGTCACCGACATGGTCGGCTACATGCGCGGCGGATTCGGCGGCATCGCTCACGGTTTCTTCATGTACACCCACGGACTCGGCACGGCGTTCCGCCGTCGCCATCCGAGCGCGGTCATGTGGACGTCGCTGGGCATCGCGGATTCGCCGGAGGCGGTGCACTGGGACGACGAGCTCGCACGCGCGGCCGGCGTGCCGGCGGCGTACGACCTTGGGCCGCAGCGGATCGCGTGGATGGCGACTGTCGTCACGAACTGGATGGGCGACACCGCGTTCCTCCGCTCGCTCGATAGCCATCTCAAGAAGTTCGTGATCATGGCAGACACCGTCTGGTGCCGTGGCGTGGTCACGGGAAAGCAGCGAGACGGTGAGCGCGGGCTGGTGACGGTCGGGCTCGAGGCGATGAACCAGCTCGGCGAGCTCGTCGCCGTCGCCGAGGCGGTCGTGGAGCTTCCGGAATGA
- a CDS encoding CoA transferase produces MKRPYTGLRVVEVGDRLGAAYGARLLADLGADVVKIEPPSGSSVRRYGPFPDGTHDPESSGLFILLNAGKRSVVLDLSAAEPRESLRALIGTADVLVTGLRRAALDEIGLTDASLSAGHPTLIMAAVTAFGLTGPYRDFEGSELVTAAFSGVVRRIGHPDREPLTLPLAQAAYQAGLAAASGITCALLSRRRSGQGQVVDVSEAEVFATVHAGFSVTRYQLAGHLERRAGHRFANQPYPQTVLPCKDGYVELNCPEGREWARFVEMIGSPEWTRNPRYANRTKNNVEYADELDALLLPWLGRHTRAEIFAMSRERHIACGPVRLVDEVLADEQLAEREFFCTVDVPGGKQITIPGFPARFSRTPAQVGGPAPRLGEHTAEVLAELR; encoded by the coding sequence ATGAAGCGCCCATACACCGGACTCCGCGTCGTCGAGGTCGGCGACCGCCTCGGTGCGGCGTACGGCGCGCGCCTTCTTGCTGACCTCGGCGCCGACGTCGTGAAGATCGAACCGCCTTCAGGGTCCTCCGTGCGCCGGTACGGGCCGTTTCCCGACGGCACGCACGACCCCGAATCGAGCGGGCTCTTCATCTTGTTGAACGCGGGCAAGCGCAGTGTCGTGTTGGACCTCTCCGCGGCAGAGCCGCGCGAGAGCCTGCGCGCGCTGATCGGCACCGCCGACGTGCTCGTGACGGGTCTCCGGCGCGCCGCGCTCGATGAGATCGGGCTCACGGACGCCTCGCTGTCAGCGGGGCACCCGACGCTCATCATGGCGGCCGTCACGGCATTCGGCCTCACCGGGCCGTACCGTGATTTCGAAGGCTCGGAGCTCGTGACCGCGGCATTCAGCGGCGTGGTGCGGCGCATCGGACATCCGGATCGCGAACCCCTGACACTGCCGCTCGCGCAGGCCGCCTATCAGGCCGGACTCGCTGCGGCCAGTGGCATCACGTGCGCCCTGCTCTCGCGCCGCCGATCCGGCCAGGGCCAAGTCGTCGACGTGTCCGAGGCAGAGGTCTTCGCGACCGTCCACGCCGGGTTCTCGGTGACTCGGTATCAGCTTGCCGGGCATCTCGAGCGGCGAGCCGGCCACCGCTTCGCCAATCAGCCGTATCCGCAGACGGTCTTGCCCTGCAAGGACGGCTACGTCGAGCTGAACTGCCCCGAAGGCCGGGAGTGGGCGCGCTTCGTCGAGATGATCGGCAGCCCCGAGTGGACCCGGAACCCGAGGTACGCGAACCGCACGAAGAACAACGTGGAGTACGCGGACGAGCTCGATGCGCTGCTTCTGCCCTGGCTCGGCCGTCACACCCGGGCCGAGATCTTCGCGATGAGCCGCGAGCGGCACATCGCATGTGGTCCCGTGCGCCTCGTGGACGAGGTGCTGGCGGATGAGCAGCTCGCCGAGCGCGAGTTCTTCTGCACGGTCGATGTTCCGGGCGGCAAGCAGATCACGATTCCTGGCTTTCCCGCGCGCTTCTCGCGAACGCCGGCCCAGGTCGGCGGGCCGGCGCCACGTCTGGGCGAGCACACCGCTGAAGTGCTGGCCGAGCTGAGGTGA
- a CDS encoding ABC transporter ATP-binding protein: MLEVHELDVWYGDFQVLWAVSLTVQAGEIVALLGPNGAGKSTAMNAISGLARPRRGTIRFDRRSLETEPAYARARVGLVHVLERRHVFPHLTVLENLVVGSVVPRSRGARAETLDEVFSLFPVLQERRQQRAGTLSGGEQQMVAIGRGLMGRPRLLMLDEPMLGLSPRYQAVIRDTIRTINARGVTILMIEQHVQDTLGVAHRAYVLESGRVAIDGSSQSLLASAKVREIFMGT, from the coding sequence ATGCTCGAGGTCCACGAGCTGGACGTGTGGTACGGCGACTTTCAAGTCCTCTGGGCCGTGTCGCTCACCGTCCAGGCCGGGGAGATCGTCGCGCTGCTCGGACCCAACGGGGCGGGCAAGAGCACGGCGATGAACGCGATCTCCGGGCTTGCCCGCCCGCGGCGCGGGACGATCCGCTTCGACCGCCGCTCGCTCGAGACCGAGCCGGCATACGCCCGCGCGCGGGTCGGGCTGGTCCACGTGCTCGAGCGGCGCCACGTATTCCCGCACCTCACGGTGCTCGAGAACCTCGTGGTCGGCTCGGTCGTGCCGCGATCGCGCGGCGCCCGCGCCGAGACGCTCGATGAGGTGTTTTCGCTCTTCCCGGTGCTGCAGGAGCGAAGGCAGCAGCGTGCGGGCACGCTGTCCGGGGGCGAGCAGCAGATGGTCGCCATTGGCCGCGGCCTGATGGGCCGGCCACGGCTGCTGATGCTGGACGAGCCGATGCTCGGGCTGTCGCCGAGATATCAGGCGGTCATCAGGGACACGATCCGGACCATCAACGCGCGAGGGGTCACCATCTTGATGATCGAGCAGCACGTGCAGGACACGCTCGGCGTGGCGCATCGCGCCTACGTGCTGGAGAGCGGGCGCGTGGCGATCGACGGGAGCAGCCAGTCGCTCCTCGCGTCGGCCAAGGTGCGCGAGATCTTCATGGGGACGTGA
- a CDS encoding CoA transferase, producing the protein MSGFRVVDRGWVWAGAIPGQLLADMGAEVIKVESRRRLDYMRQGKPLIGTNPDPEQNPWFHALNRNKKSITVNLGSPRGVELLREVVRRSDVLLENFTPGFMHRIGFDYAALAEIHPRLVMLSLSGVGQSGPLREMPAYAPLMAGMSGLDSLVGYPGERVLGIQQPYADSNAGVWAAFAVLAALFHREQTGEGQHVDVSELEAGVSVIGEAIVEYGLTGVVPAPCGNDRRGYAPHGHYPCAGVDVWIAISVASDAEWAGCCRALETVELGAAPRFATAEGRWEHRRELDREIARHTRKFEAMPLMHRLQAEHVAAAPIMGPAALAEDPHLRARGAFAEVHHPVLGRELVYGPAWTLSGTPGGVDRHAPLLGEHNAEIFGSLLGLTADEVAALEREGVLS; encoded by the coding sequence TTGAGCGGATTTCGAGTGGTCGACAGGGGCTGGGTCTGGGCCGGCGCGATCCCGGGCCAGCTCCTCGCGGACATGGGCGCCGAAGTGATCAAGGTCGAATCGCGGCGGCGTCTCGACTACATGCGCCAGGGCAAGCCGCTGATCGGAACGAATCCGGACCCGGAGCAGAATCCGTGGTTCCACGCCCTGAATCGCAACAAGAAGAGCATCACGGTGAACCTCGGATCGCCGCGCGGCGTGGAATTGCTGCGCGAAGTCGTCCGGCGCAGCGACGTGCTGCTCGAGAACTTCACGCCGGGCTTCATGCACCGCATCGGTTTCGACTACGCGGCGCTCGCCGAGATCCATCCGCGGCTGGTGATGCTGTCGCTGTCCGGGGTGGGGCAGTCCGGGCCGCTGCGCGAGATGCCGGCGTATGCGCCGCTGATGGCCGGCATGTCGGGACTCGACAGCCTGGTCGGCTACCCCGGCGAGCGCGTGCTGGGCATCCAGCAACCCTACGCCGACTCGAATGCGGGCGTGTGGGCGGCGTTCGCGGTCCTGGCGGCGCTGTTCCACCGGGAGCAGACGGGTGAGGGCCAGCACGTCGACGTCTCCGAGCTCGAGGCCGGCGTGTCGGTGATCGGAGAGGCGATCGTGGAGTACGGTCTCACCGGGGTGGTTCCGGCACCGTGCGGCAACGACCGGCGCGGCTATGCACCACACGGACACTACCCCTGCGCCGGCGTTGACGTGTGGATTGCCATCTCGGTGGCGTCCGACGCGGAGTGGGCGGGCTGCTGCCGGGCGCTCGAGACGGTGGAGCTTGGCGCCGCGCCGCGGTTCGCGACGGCGGAGGGCCGGTGGGAGCACCGGCGGGAACTCGATCGGGAGATCGCGCGTCACACCCGCAAGTTCGAGGCGATGCCGTTGATGCACCGGCTCCAGGCGGAGCACGTGGCGGCCGCGCCGATCATGGGACCGGCCGCGCTCGCCGAGGACCCGCATCTCCGCGCTCGGGGAGCGTTCGCGGAGGTCCATCACCCCGTCCTCGGCCGGGAACTCGTCTATGGTCCGGCGTGGACGCTGAGTGGAACGCCCGGCGGTGTCGACCGGCATGCGCCGCTGCTCGGCGAGCACAACGCGGAGATCTTCGGCTCGCTGCTCGGCCTGACCGCCGACGAGGTCGCCGCGCTCGAGCGCGAGGGCGTGCTGTCGTGA
- a CDS encoding CoA transferase — MGTSAVDLSVLDGVRAVECAWGVAAAFCGHALAELGADVVSIRGADAPSGEVSALGALKRHVRADLRTPEGVRDVERLVARADVFIEERAPLGWPAGDPLGPRLAACQPALLSVCLSPFGLTGPRAEASAYPLNVYHASGYAQQIPRDALWPEYLVRPPVQAGGRWGEAQAGLLAAVATVACLIRADGPAGGVIDCSKQDALVSMNWTEIVRYLNEGRTVTRLEPWVTFVGGVLPASDGYVQITIMEDHQWRSAMELLGDPEWARAPELSTQPGRLGAWQDVAKRLANETRRHSRTDLYRRGQALGLPIAPVFTLGDVLADESLERRGVWRTVTTPSGEQLRLPRWSTSVRHRAPGAPPRPAAVTPEAGRP, encoded by the coding sequence ATGGGCACGAGCGCGGTTGACCTGAGCGTCCTCGACGGTGTCCGTGCCGTCGAGTGCGCCTGGGGTGTGGCCGCGGCCTTTTGCGGGCACGCGCTCGCCGAGCTCGGAGCGGATGTCGTGTCGATCCGCGGAGCCGATGCCCCCTCCGGGGAGGTCTCCGCGCTCGGGGCGCTCAAGCGGCACGTGCGCGCCGACCTCCGGACCCCGGAGGGCGTGCGAGACGTCGAGCGACTCGTCGCGAGGGCTGACGTGTTCATCGAGGAGCGTGCGCCGCTCGGCTGGCCGGCAGGGGATCCCCTCGGGCCGCGGCTCGCGGCGTGTCAGCCGGCGCTGCTGTCCGTCTGCCTGTCCCCGTTCGGTCTCACTGGACCGAGAGCCGAGGCGTCCGCGTACCCGCTCAACGTCTACCACGCCAGCGGGTATGCCCAGCAGATCCCGCGGGACGCGCTGTGGCCCGAGTATCTCGTCCGGCCGCCCGTGCAAGCCGGCGGCCGCTGGGGTGAGGCGCAAGCTGGCCTCCTGGCTGCCGTCGCCACCGTGGCGTGTCTCATCCGTGCGGACGGGCCGGCTGGCGGCGTCATCGACTGCTCGAAGCAGGACGCGCTCGTCAGCATGAACTGGACCGAGATCGTGCGTTACCTGAACGAGGGCCGGACGGTGACCCGGCTCGAACCCTGGGTCACGTTCGTCGGCGGCGTTCTGCCGGCGAGCGATGGCTACGTGCAGATCACGATCATGGAGGATCACCAGTGGCGGTCGGCGATGGAGCTGCTCGGTGATCCGGAATGGGCGCGGGCGCCCGAGCTGTCGACCCAGCCGGGCCGTCTCGGCGCCTGGCAAGACGTGGCCAAGCGCCTGGCGAACGAGACGAGGCGGCATAGCCGGACGGATCTCTATCGTCGGGGCCAGGCGCTCGGCCTGCCGATCGCTCCGGTGTTCACGCTGGGCGACGTCCTCGCGGACGAGAGCCTCGAGCGACGAGGCGTGTGGCGCACCGTGACGACACCGTCAGGAGAGCAGCTCCGGTTGCCGCGGTGGTCGACGTCCGTCCGCCATCGTGCGCCGGGGGCGCCACCGCGACCCGCGGCCGTCACGCCGGAAGCGGGCCGCCCATGA
- a CDS encoding CoA transferase, which produces MSDAGRPLAGLRVLDFTWAAMGPYAGYLLGGLGAEVIHVGRPDAQQSGRATAALYQELNSGKICVRIDVKRAGGQALVRRMASKADVFLENFRPGVVERLGLGYDDLSRDNARLVMVSASSVGRERTEGDDVGYAPIFCALSGVAHLTGHPDAPPVEIRHPADLTGGAVVVLAALAGLARRRRTGTGCYVDLAAREALLWTLAPALAASQADPATDRRMGNAHARHVPHGVFQCAGQNRWVSIAVGSDEEWRRFCDALGRRELSDDARFATEPDRGAHREEVDRIVDEWASQRSVETAAATLQAARVAAVPSMTNRDVCEDAHIRARGVLDHVDLGDVRRWFATPPWVFAGTPRRLPETLTGAEARRHAFGTVLGLDDATIAGLEADQVIG; this is translated from the coding sequence GTGAGCGACGCCGGGCGGCCGCTGGCGGGTCTTCGCGTGCTCGACTTCACGTGGGCAGCGATGGGCCCGTACGCCGGATACCTGCTGGGCGGGCTCGGGGCCGAGGTCATCCACGTGGGACGGCCCGACGCTCAACAGAGCGGACGGGCGACGGCGGCGCTCTACCAGGAGCTCAACTCCGGCAAGATCTGCGTGCGCATCGACGTCAAGCGTGCCGGCGGCCAGGCCCTCGTGCGCCGCATGGCCTCCAAAGCCGACGTGTTCCTGGAGAACTTCCGTCCAGGGGTCGTCGAGCGACTTGGCCTCGGCTACGACGATCTGAGCCGGGACAACGCGCGCCTCGTGATGGTGTCGGCATCCTCCGTCGGACGTGAACGGACGGAGGGCGACGACGTCGGCTATGCGCCGATCTTCTGCGCCCTGTCCGGGGTGGCGCATCTGACCGGCCATCCTGACGCTCCGCCGGTCGAGATCCGTCACCCTGCCGACCTCACCGGTGGCGCCGTGGTCGTCCTGGCGGCGCTGGCGGGGCTCGCGCGTCGCCGGCGAACCGGGACGGGGTGCTATGTCGATCTCGCTGCCCGCGAGGCTCTGCTGTGGACGCTGGCGCCCGCGCTCGCGGCGTCGCAGGCCGACCCCGCGACCGACCGGCGGATGGGGAACGCGCATGCGCGGCACGTTCCGCACGGCGTGTTCCAGTGCGCGGGCCAGAACCGGTGGGTCAGCATCGCCGTGGGGAGCGACGAGGAGTGGCGGCGGTTCTGCGACGCGCTCGGCCGGCGCGAGCTCTCCGACGATGCGCGCTTCGCAACGGAGCCGGATCGCGGGGCGCACCGCGAGGAGGTGGACCGGATCGTCGACGAGTGGGCGAGTCAGCGCAGCGTCGAGACGGCGGCCGCGACTCTGCAGGCGGCGCGAGTGGCCGCCGTTCCGTCCATGACGAACCGGGACGTGTGCGAGGACGCCCACATCCGCGCCCGTGGCGTCCTGGATCACGTCGACCTCGGCGACGTCCGCCGGTGGTTTGCGACGCCGCCCTGGGTCTTCGCCGGCACGCCGCGGCGGCTTCCCGAGACGCTGACGGGGGCCGAGGCTCGTCGGCACGCGTTCGGAACGGTTCTCGGGCTCGACGATGCGACGATCGCCGGGCTCGAGGCCGACCAGGTCATCGGCTGA